A window of Sphingobium herbicidovorans contains these coding sequences:
- a CDS encoding HAD-IA family hydrolase, whose protein sequence is MSNRLAVFDCDGTLVDSQHSICMAMTRAFEGEKLTPPDRARILSVVGLSLPLAIARLLPEAQADFHDHLSESYKRAFHRLRQDNAVSEPLYPGIADLIRDLDADGWLLGVATGKSDRGLALCLGHHGIHAHFITLQTADRHPSKPHPSMLLTAMADAGAVPETTVMIGDTSYDIDMALAAGTRALGVGWGYHAPSDLIAAGAHSVAMDSGELRTHIGAK, encoded by the coding sequence ATGAGCAACCGGCTTGCCGTGTTCGATTGCGACGGGACGCTGGTCGATAGCCAGCACAGCATCTGCATGGCCATGACGCGCGCTTTTGAGGGTGAGAAGCTGACGCCCCCGGACCGCGCACGCATCCTGTCCGTGGTCGGGCTTTCGCTGCCGCTGGCGATTGCGCGGCTATTGCCGGAGGCGCAGGCGGATTTTCACGATCATTTGTCCGAAAGCTACAAGCGCGCATTCCACCGGTTGCGGCAGGACAATGCCGTGTCAGAACCGCTTTATCCCGGAATCGCCGACCTGATCCGCGACCTTGACGCCGATGGCTGGCTGCTTGGCGTTGCGACGGGCAAGTCGGATCGCGGCCTTGCCCTCTGCCTTGGCCATCATGGCATCCATGCGCATTTCATCACGCTTCAGACAGCCGACCGGCATCCGTCGAAGCCGCACCCCTCCATGCTGTTGACCGCCATGGCTGATGCTGGCGCTGTGCCCGAAACGACCGTGATGATCGGCGATACCAGCTATGACATCGACATGGCGCTTGCCGCTGGCACGCGCGCGCTGGGTGTCGGCTGGGGTTATCATGCGCCGTCGGACCTGATCGCCGCGGGCGCACACAGCGTGGCGATGGACAGCGGCGAACTCAGGA
- a CDS encoding FMN-binding negative transcriptional regulator, whose product MHPNFHFHWRDREELRAFVAAQPFGMIFMETADGPAVAHVPFVWLDDDRIGFHLSSSNKLASDIGSGRALIVVNGPHAYVSPDWYGLEDQVPTWNYVAVELKGEVSAIAPESLPTLIDMLSQENEKRLAPKAIWTRDKMTPGVFERMLGAIVGFEMHVTDWHGTRKLGQNKSVEARASVSVALSAAGEEATAAFMRETFL is encoded by the coding sequence ATGCATCCAAATTTTCACTTCCACTGGCGGGATCGGGAGGAATTGCGTGCCTTTGTAGCTGCGCAGCCTTTCGGCATGATATTTATGGAAACAGCCGACGGTCCTGCCGTCGCGCATGTGCCGTTCGTCTGGCTGGACGATGACCGCATCGGGTTTCACCTGTCCAGTTCGAACAAGTTGGCGTCGGATATCGGGAGCGGGCGCGCCTTGATCGTGGTGAATGGCCCTCATGCCTATGTCAGCCCAGATTGGTATGGGCTGGAGGATCAGGTGCCGACCTGGAACTATGTGGCCGTCGAGCTGAAAGGTGAGGTTTCCGCTATCGCGCCAGAATCGCTACCTACGCTGATCGACATGCTGTCGCAGGAGAATGAGAAGCGCCTGGCGCCGAAAGCGATTTGGACCCGCGACAAAATGACACCGGGTGTATTTGAGAGAATGCTCGGTGCGATCGTTGGTTTTGAGATGCACGTAACAGATTGGCACGGCACTCGAAAACTCGGCCAGAATAAATCTGTAGAAGCGCGAGCCAGCGTCTCCGTTGCATTGTCGGCCGCCGGCGAAGAGGCCACTGCCGCATTCATGCGCGAAACCTTTTTATGA